The sequence CGACCCTCTGTGAACAGTGCCAAGATTATAACTCTCTTAGTTGGTTGcatatgtgttaaaaaaaaaaaaaaaaaaaaaagaacaatcctTATTACTGTAATATTCCTGATGAATGGTGCTATGTTGGTTTTTCAAAGTTCCTGGGTGGGACAGTGGGAACTTTGCAGCAAACTGTGTTTGAGTTTTTACAACGGCATCCGGGCCTGTTAACACGGTCATAACACCCCTGGCACAATTTAAGGCAACCCTTGGCTGGAAGGTAACACCATAAGCAAGGCAAAAAGAGGGACATGACGCCCATGGCTGACCATCGTGTACAACAGTGAGACTGGCTGCAAGAACATGGGTTGTCAGCACAATTGTCCTCATCATCGTTAGAACAGTGATAGAAGAGACCTTTCACACAGCACACACAAGTCCCATAGTCAATCACGTTCTGGGCCGAGCAAAGGCACTGCTTGTCACAGATCCAGTCTGACGGCAGAGGCCTCGGGTAGGTGCACTCCTTACACTTGCACTTGCCACAGTCCTCACATCTGTAGGCGTGCAAGCCCAAATCTTCCTTGCTCAGCGGCTTAAGCTCACCTGGCTTGAGCTCAGATTTAGGCTGCACCCGGATTATTCCATCAGCAATAGGCCCCGAGGAAAAAGACGATCCTAACAGTCTCTGTTCAGAGGAGCTGCTGCTGGTACTTGTCCTCGTACTGCTCCGTGACCCTGAGCTGACTGTGCTGATGGACCTCATCAGAGGCACCCTTGCAGAAGAGTGAAGCTGCGTGTGCTGGAGCCTGGGAGGCTGGCGATGCTCGGGCAGACCATGGAGTCGCTCATGTTTGTGCTGAGTGGAAGGGCGAGGAGCAGGCTTGAGCCCAGGTCTTGGGACCACGGTAGGCCCCTCTGTGTACTCATTGGTGTTTCGGATGGCTCTGATCTGATCCAGAGACAACACGTGCACCTGCTGGGTGACAGCATCTCTGGGGTCGGGCTCCCCGCGCTGCCTGCCACCGTCACGGGGTGCCTGCAGCAAGGGCTGTGACCCGCTGCCACTCTGAGCTCTGGCCTCCATCAGGTCTTGGAAGTGTGGTCACTCCAGCAGGCTTAGAACACATCTGAACTCCTGTGGAAACCAAGAGGAAAGAGACTGGTTTACACTCCAAGATGCTTCCTCCATTCTCCACCCACCTGAGTTGGCTTTTCACTTTCCACTTCCCCTAGAGACACAGGATTTGAAATGGAGTGTGGGTGGGAGGGATGAGAATAGCTACATGATCCATGCATccaccaaagagtaaaaattaCTGCAGGATACTGACAATTCTTTAATCCTGTGATAAGTAGCAGCACAAAGCTGATCTTTATTTCAATCAcatatacaaaaaaccaaaactaaacccactgccatcgagtcagctccaactcatagcaacgctacagcATAACCTTTTGCTGCCAAGAATCACCAATAGGGTttctcccaggctgtaatctttacagaagcagactgccacatctttctcccatgagtggctggtgggttcgaaccaccgaccttctggttagcagttgagcgctttaaccactgtgcaaccagggctccaatccaATAAATAGCAACTGCTTATTCAAATACACAAAAAATTTGCAAGGTTCAGGTTCTATGTAAAAATTGTCAAAGCAGTGTTGGGATTTcaacaccactttttttttttttttttacatataacaTTTGCAAACGTGGATACCTTGTCAAAACTTGAAATAGATTTAAATTGATCATGGTCATTTTTGTCTTAAAAGTCAATAAATGCAGTCTTGAAAATTTCTTCGTGGTTCTTTCTCCAAGTCTGCTTTTACATCAAATACTCTGAAATATACAATATTCTACAACTTTTTAAGTCCCATAGGGGCTTAAAAAAGGATTTTTTCCTCCAAGAAATAGTTATAAATTTTACAAGCATGCCATTGTGTATGACTATATAACAGCACAAAGATATGGGATTAAAAACAAATCAATTCAAATACCATTAGGTGCAAGGAACACATTAAATCAAACTTACACAACAAGCAACCAGACAGGAACTTATTCTCAACCTTCCAACAACTTGAGAATCAAGGATCTCATAACCTGATAGCCTAGGAAAAATACCTTAGATTCTGCAGGCCAACGGTTACTGCATCCTGCTGCATATAAGAATTATGTCAAAATCTTAACCGATTTGCTTGTTTTCCAAAAAACTTACAGTTGAGAACATAAATCAactggaagaggaaaaaaaaaaagctttaaaaattcaAGTGTCACATCTTGAATTTAGCATTTTGACAAGTAATCCCTTTAAACTGTAATCCTTCTGTAAGTTTCCAAACTATTATCCCCCTTTccatgatttcattaaaaaaaaaaaaaaaaaaggaaccttaTCCAACCTCTCCTTTTCAGAAAACAGAACCACAGCGAACAGGGCAGGTGACACACGCCTAGCAATTCGGGAACAAGACAGAGCTGGAAGCCAGATCTCCTCCTTACCTCCAGCAGAAAGACAAGACAACGTTGCTCTCTGCTTTCATTCCATTTATCGGTTCTATCTGCGCCCCGACGCCGTCCCCAGCAGGTGGGACTCAGCCGGAACCTCGAGAGAGTTTTCTCCGAGCGGACTGACGCTGCCCAGGGGCCAGCCCCACCCCTTCCCACCGTGCACGATCCCCAGGCCGACAGAAAGGCGcgcggggtgggggggtggggggaggcacgGGCGCCTCCAAAAGGGACGTGTCACGAAACGCAGGAGCACGCTTCCCCCGCCGCCGCTCCCATTACCCCAACTGAGAGCCGCCTTCCAGCCCCAAGAGGGAGCCACTCCACTCCTAGGCTGGGGTCACACACCCCACCGTAGGGCGTTTTTGAAAAGGCCCTTGAGCGCGGGACCTAAGTTTCCAGCACCGACGCGgcgaggaagaaagccctgcctaAGGTACACAGCCCTGACGCCCATACTTAACCTCGCGCGACTCCACGCTGCACTGACCTAAGTGGACACTGTATGCAATCTGCACACTATTATCTACTTTCGGTGTAGAgaaactaaacacacacacacatttcttaaAGATAGAAATTGTTTTAAGAGTTTAGGGCGCTTTCCAAGGCGCCACTGCACTCGCCGCGCAGGCAGGACTTAGATGCCTGAGCTGCAAACATTCAGCGCAGATGTGACTGCAAGTTGAGAGCAGCATGTTAAAAGAAAGTTAAGTAGTCTTTTTTAAAGTGATTTCTGTCGATTCTTGgtctccttcttcccagtcttccCCGCCCCACCCCCGCCACTTAGTGCGTTCCCAGTCCCCCCAGCCCAAAGTGCTTTGAAACCCCCATTAATAACAGTGTGTGATCAGACTATGGATTAGGAGGAAAGGACTTCGGTACTAGGGTGGGGCAAACCCACAGAGAAACCGCTCTGTAAAAACACACAAGATACCGAAATTTAAAaatagcaacagcaacaaaaaaaatcagcccatcagaggaaatgaaaaaaatagccTCTTTTGCCACCCATTTTCAGATAATGGAAAATGATCGCTACCACTTGATGACTTTCTTCCTGTGCTGGGTCAGCCCAAGCTTCCAAAAATAAAACCATGACCCAGGCCGACCACGGAGAACGGAAAAAAGAGAAAGCGCCACTTCCAAACCGCAGAGACACGGCGCCGGGCAGGGAGACGCTCCCACCAGCACAGGGCTCGCCCCCGTCCACACCAGGCAGAGGCGGGGGCCTCTCTCCACCCGCGCACCCTCGGCCCGTCGGAGCCCTGCCTAGGGACAGCGTCGCCTAGGACTTGCCTGCCCAGGAGAGAAACAGGTTACAAATCCCCGCGCCTGCAAAGACGACCTGGAAAACACAAAATGCTTTCCCTCTCCCGGCTCTCAGAGTCCAATTCGCTGCCCTCGCAGGGCCAGGAGTTGATTCCTGAGAACCTGATCGTCGTCCcaacccaccccccaccctcccGAGCGCGGGTGCGCGGGGTCGCCGGGCTAGGGAGGACGCGGGGATACTGCGCGGGGTGTGCACGGCAGTCCCCGCTGAGGCGGGCCAAGACCGAGTCCGGGACGAGGCAGCTACCCCTGATCCCCGTGGGGAACCTGCGGGGTTACAGAAAGGGAGATCCGAGGTGAAATGAACCCCACTCGCAGTCCAGCTGCACCTACTCCATGTTGCCCGCGACACGCCGGCCACGGAGCCAGGAGGGGAAGAGCCAAACGCGCCTCACCGTGATCGCGGCTTTGCACCAACTCCTCTCCCTTGGATTCTCTTCTAACTGCGATGTGCAAATAAATCCAGCCTCGACGCAaactttttccccttctttccaaACTCTGTTTCAGTCCAACTTCCGAGCAATCGGCGGATGAAACGTAAAGAAAACCGGGTGCCAAGTCGCTATCCGATGAACACTCCGGTGTTCGGGGATAGAGTCGACCCCCCTTCTACAAGCGCACGCGGagtatttcctctttttctcaatGAACAGGAGGCCGAAGCGCCAACGGCGAGTCTCTTTCCCTGGCAAACGAGCGAATGAGACAAGAAAACGGCCTTACAGAGAACCTAAAGCCAGATCGCCAAGTCGTGCGGTCTCAGCTGTGTCGGAGCGGTGGCGGCGCGGGGGCGCGAGTCGGGCCGGACGGGCGCGGGGGCCTGGGCGCTGCGCGCTCCGCCGGCCCCTGTCCTCCGCTCGCGCTGCGGCGCGCAGCTCTCGGCGGTGCAGACTGGGCGTTGCGGAGGCGCGGCGGCGAGGCCGAGCCTAGGGCGGTGGGtgcggaggaggaggaggaaaaggaggaggaggtgggccTGTGGCCCGGCCGGGGGGGGCTCGCCGTTGGCCTGCGCCCTCGCCTTTCCGGAGGAGGCAGGGAGCTCTGCGGCCGCCGCGGCAGCAGTAAATGGCGTCATGTGGATCCGAGGCGGAACAGAGCAGTTGTTGTCCCAGAGGATATATCGCATCCGGTCCCAGCTCATTGGCTCCGCGGGGCTACATTCACTCACACTCCAGCGCCCGCCAGCGCTCCGAGCCGCAGGAGGCATTCAAAAGGGCAACCGCGCCGCCCCGCGCGTCCTCTGGCCGGTCTTGCAGCCGGGGCGCCGTCACGCGGGGCGCTCGCGGGGCTGGGCTGGGCACGGCGGGGTCAGTTTATCTAGTTTCAAGGAAACACTGACCTTAAGGTTTTCCCAGAGGCCATGAAGACGAGCCATAAGCTCGGTCTGACTTATGGAACTTTCTCCCCGCCACTAGGAAAGGGGAGTGAACATTTACAACTCATCCCAGCTCTGCAATGTTCGCATTAAAAACAAGTTGCATGCAGGTTTTAAGACTTTATCCGGAACCGACTTCAAGTCCATCTCTCcccttttctgtcccccctcctgcGGGGAGGGGGAGCAGGGGGAGGAgagggggaaaggaagggagCGGGAAGTGAGGTGGGAGGGCTATTGGTTTATTCTTTGTCTCCCGGATTAACCCGATTATACACCAGGCACCAGCACAAACCGCCTCCCCCACCTCGGAGCCGAGTACGGGAGGAACGGAATGCAGATTCGGGCTTCAAGTCCCTTACTCTCTTGCCGGGGTTTGCTTTTGATTGTTTAGATTGGTAGTTTTTCTGTTTAATAGGTTTAATCGGTTTTGGTTTTAGGAGGGTTAGCTATAGATGGAGGCGTTCTTAATGATTGAAGAGCATTTTTAATGATTTGTTGGGTGCAAGGAAATTCTAAAATTTAAGCCTTCTGGAAGTAGTTAATTCAGTAATACTCAGAGCAACATCGTGGGCTTCTGAAATGGGGAGGGTGCCACTTGCACTTCAGGTTTCCTTCTTCACTCAATCAGAAGGCATCCTTCATTTCTGTGTCTCCTTGTTACCTAGCACACTTTTCAAGAAGATCCTATTGTCCGTCTTGAAGGTGAATTGTGTTTTCCCACTTAAGAAtaaatagaaatacaaaaatgTAAGATGCATGCATATGTTCGTCTCTGCTGTTTATTTACTTAGAAACGTGCTTCACGTGGAAGCACAAGTAGAAAATTAAAACACCAATGATACTTTATTCTACCTAATGTCTTACAGAAATATTTTCCTTTACAGGAAAGTACCTGCTTGTAGGGGTCAACATTCCTAACAGCACCTGCGAATTTGTCCCCATGCGGGGTGGGAGTTCTTGAAGCTAGAAAAATGTGGCGCTGGATTCCCCCAGTCCAGCTCCGGCCCACATCCGTACGCAGCTACCTGGCACTCGCTGGCTTCTCCAGAGCTCTGGGTCTGGGATGCCCTCGCACGTTCCCTGTCTCGCTGCGCTCTAGCCCCGCTTTCGCCTTGTTTCTCCAGGACTCTCCCCCGCCGCCCCAGGTTTGGAACTAGAAGTGGCAGGGGAAGTAGCATGCGTTATTTCCGGACGCTGGCCCACGTTCCCAACCTTATGAGTGGAGAAAGGTGGACGAGGCTACGTCCGCTTCCACCGCGGCGTCCCCCGGGCTTCCACCGCGCGGCGGAGGGGCCTCCCTCGCCCCCGCTACCCGCTGAATGCGGGAGTCCACTGAGCCTCCGGGTGAACTGAGGCGCAGCTGCGTTACGGCCCGACAGACCACCAGGGGGCGCCCGGGGGGGCGCAGGGCTGCGCCTGCTTTCTCCACGAAGCACTGCACTCGACGCGAGCAGAAGGGGGTTGCTTTCCAAAATGTGCGTCAGGCCGGCTgattcaaaatggaaaaaaagaaaaaggtgttTATAATTTAAAAGCCACAGAAGGTAGCTTTCCTCACCATCTCTTCGGATCGCAGAGCGATTGCGTTTTGAACGCGAGGTGAGGTACTTAGGAAGGACCCTTGCTTTTACTAAGGGTAAGGTGCTGGGGCCACAGCCAGGTTGTGCAAAGCTGGTGGGACTGTGCTGCTGGCGTCTAGCTAACAAGGTTAGGGCAGAGCAGGTGAAGGAAATGCGTTTTCTTCGACCCTTCAGACTCCTGCACGGTGGCCGTTTCTATGATACAGTTGTATCTATGCCTTTCTCCCAGAGCTGCAGGAACTTTGCGAAGACACGTGGTCAGAAATCAAAGCATAAAATGGAATTTAAGTTAGGAACTTAAGGCTAGTTAAAGAGcccctttaaaacaaaaaacaaaaaaaactgtttttagtcactctgactcatggcgaccccatgtgttaaagagtagaactgctgcctaAGGTTTTtgagggtgtaatctttacggaagcagataggcctttcttccaggatacctctgagtggattaaaactgccaatcctgtttagtagttgagtgcattaGGTCACGCAGGGACCTTAGAGCACCTTATATTTTTATTAAGCCAGTGGAGAAGAATCTGTAATTCATGTTTGTCTTGCATGAACTTGAAGAAATACCATGTAAACTAgctcccctctccttcctgcgCACCCTCCGGCTTGCTGGCTGGGAAAACATTCAGCCTGTAACTTATGCACAGAGTTAAAACAAGAATCTGTTGGATTCTTTCTCATTTACTTCTTAGTCTTTATTTTAATTAgttcaattattattttttcagataGTGAAGGGCGGAGAGCTATTTTTTGTGCTCTAAAGGTTACTTGTagttctggtggtgtagtgggtaagagctcggctgctaaacaaaaggtggcagctggaatccaccagctgctccttggaaaccttatggggcagttctactctgttctgtagggtcactatgagttcgaattgactggacagcaatgggtaggtAGTAAAGTTCACTTGGCGAGTTATAATCCAAAAGAAGAATACAATATGAGGTGTTTAGTGCAACCATGATAATGTGTCCCCAAATTGATTCCCTTATTGCGTTCCGAAATACATAACTTGGATTAACGTTGTGAGGTATTGGAGAATCATGATGGAATACTAGATAAAACTTCACAATGAAGCTCATTTTCAGGTGTGTTGTGGAAGGTTCTAGAGAGGCCGTCCTGATGCATGAACAGATGTTCTTATTTGCCTAATGTTGAAATTTACTGAAACCATGGAAACCTGTGCTGCACCAATACCTCCGAGTCATTGGGACTCACCAAGTAACGTGCCTTCCTACTTCTTGCCATTGAAGACTGTGTACCCTACATTTGGGATTTCATCTTtggcttcattttattttctctaattcctcatttatttgtatttgcttttgttttattttatgactataatcttcttcttttttaaatttttttttaaaccagatcAGTGTAGAAAATGCATGTCAATTTTGCCATCTCCTGTCTTGGGTAGAATGTGTCTATGGGGCCGATGTAGACAGGATTCTTTGCTAGTATGTGTGTTGGGTGAGTTAAAGTCAGGTATTATCAAGGTTGCACTTGGCCACTGATCTAAACTTCTGATTTATGCCCTAAACATggaggcactatgagtcagaattgacttgaaggcaactagcaacaataacaatagaAGAATACAGTTTTAAACAAATCAACATCTCTAGTTCTAGCTTCTGAAATTGCTCAAGCCACTGATTTCAGCCTTAGaacttgatgttgttgttactgcTATTTGCCTTGGGGgcagctttgactcatggcaaccccacgtaccaTAGAACAAAACGCTCCTCGTGATCACTGGCATGCTTAAGTCCATGGTTGGTTTgcaacctagggggcttatcttctagtTTTATGTTGAACagtattctgttttgatccatagagttttccttggcgagttttcagaagtagattgccagggctttcctcCTAGTTTGCCTtcgtctggaagccctgctgaaacctgtgcaccgtgggtgatcctgctggtatttgaaataccggctgcatagcttccagcatcacagcaacacgaaagccaccatagtatgacagacTGATAGAAGGTGGTGATGGAACTTTATAACCAAAGGAAAATCTTACAGTAATATGATGCATTCTTGAGGAAAAAGAATTAGTAGCTATAGGTTGTTTGGTTATTTTGTTAGTTCCCTCACTAAGGTTATCTGCACACGCATTTCAAGATGCACAAAACACAGCAGTGTGTGTTGCTCCCAGGGGTAACAATTTGAGGCTTTCAACTATTAGATCTCATCACATTCCAGttgtaataataaaatgaatttaaGCACAAACACTTTAGTAACCTCCCTGAGTTAAAGAGCTTTGTAGTGATGGACCTTCTGATTTGGCAGCCGGGATGCTTGTCGTTTCAGTTTTTGAGCTGCTTTGgctccctaaattctgttgataCGGCCtttgggggtgaggggtgggggagaTTCAGAATGGCTGcaataaaatatgcaaaggaattcaaaaCAGATCACTTAACTATTGCATTCTTAACTAGTTCTTTTGGAGGACTGGAAACAATTCATCTCCTGATCTAGACTTCTTGGGAGATGTTCTTCATCCCTAACTAAACTGGGAGAAGGATCTGGCGTTTTCGTAGAGcaagtgggcggggggggggaggtttCTGTCATTTTGAGCCCATGTTAGAGTTGACCTTGGACTAAATACTTCCGTTggtctgggtgtttttttttgcaGAGATCTTATCTTCAACCTGAATCCATCTCTTGGTTTCCACTGGTTACTTAATGCTAGATTCATGCACATTCTTACCACAATTCATGCAAGGTCAGATGTTCTGTAATAAGGCTGAAACAGAACAACTGGCCAACATATTTCTCACATTATATTTCCAATATACGTCTTCCTTGACCTTGAAGGTCAAGCTTCTTCCTCTGTCAGAGAGACGTGCATAATCAGTGAGGACATCACGTTCTTGTTTTCCCTTTTCCTAAATAGCCCTAGGtttgtttttcctgtttgtttttaacatttgatCCCCTTTTCTCCAGAATCGTTTTAACTAAAGCCTCATGTAAGTGAAAATCATAAATTGAAATTAGTATTTGGACATTATGGGGCAAGCTTAGTAGCAGTAGAAAGACTTTAGACTCTGAATAAATGGAAGTTTTATACTTCCCATTAAGCGGACACTTTatctacaaaaatttttttttctttttttatctacaGGGTATAGGAAGTTCAACCTGTTTTCTAGGGAAGATGTAGCCAAGCAAATTCCACTAAAGCCATTCATATGTTCTAGATGCCATGACATAGAGACTTCTAGCCAGTTCTGAGTTAATCTCAGTTAAGAGATCAAGTCTAAAAATGTTCAGTTTGGTAAAAGGAATATGATTAACATGCAGGTTTAATATGTTTGTGACTTTGCACAGGAAGTGTTTTGAAGTCACAGCTAATTGTGACTCATTTGAGAGCATTATGTGGTTATATAACACAGCTTTTCTGTAGGGACTCTGCGTTAGGTGTGGCTCTTCAAAAGGACAGACTCCTTCAGAGGTCTGGGGAGTCTGTATCAGGACTGGCTTCAACTTGTTGGGGTCTGGAATTGAAATAGATTCTTCACCCTCTTgtccttaaaacaaaaaatcttcacTCGGATTtctatacattgttgttgttgttgggtgccatcaagtcctttccgattcatagcaaccccatgtgacagagcaaagctgccccatagcattttcttggctgtaacctttacagaagcagatcaccaggtctttcaacCCGTGGAACCGCTGGgtagccaacctttcaattaagagccgagcacttaactcttgcgccagcagggctgcaataaatgcttttgaatgaatgaaatttaGGAATGGACTTAAAATATGTGAATATGTTTCAAGCTTTTCATTTTGTAGAAGCAAATTAAGACTTTTTGAGTTTTTTCGACAAAATTTAAGAGTTATTCTGCTATCTTAGAAACTACCATTGTGGTTTATATAGTCACCAAGAAGTTACTAAAACAAGTTTATtaaggccaatttttttttttaatttttattttgttgttgagaatatacacaggaaaacatagaccaattcatcagtttctacatggacaattcacagacattgattacattcttcgagttgtacatccacatcttttctgagttgttccttgcccattaacgtaaactcactgcctcctaaggttcctgtctaatctttgagttactgttgtcattttgagcccatgttagatagttcttaaaagagcatagtgattaaagtagacattttttactagttaagctatactattgtttggctttaagaagaattcaggggatatttttggttta comes from Elephas maximus indicus isolate mEleMax1 chromosome 14, mEleMax1 primary haplotype, whole genome shotgun sequence and encodes:
- the SPRY2 gene encoding protein sprouty homolog 2 gives rise to the protein MEARAQSGSGSQPLLQAPRDGGRQRGEPDPRDAVTQQVHVLSLDQIRAIRNTNEYTEGPTVVPRPGLKPAPRPSTQHKHERLHGLPEHRQPPRLQHTQLHSSARVPLMRSISTVSSGSRSSTRTSTSSSSSEQRLLGSSFSSGPIADGIIRVQPKSELKPGELKPLSKEDLGLHAYRCEDCGKCKCKECTYPRPLPSDWICDKQCLCSAQNVIDYGTCVCCVKGLFYHCSNDDEDNCADNPCSCSQSHCCTRWSAMGVMSLFLPCLWCYLPAKGCLKLCQGCYDRVNRPGCRCKNSNTVCCKVPTVPPRNFEKPT